One Helianthus annuus cultivar XRQ/B chromosome 12, HanXRQr2.0-SUNRISE, whole genome shotgun sequence genomic region harbors:
- the LOC118484736 gene encoding uncharacterized protein LOC118484736: MQKNISSFFQRQPPPNIESSSSTSKPLKIVLDDLPWDPSERKPISSYHPSQKDEIRRTYLLRGPCQPKGKNTDFPQTLIGNSDKLRRFNPKWYTEKHGNWLEYNEVTTNLLTCMSSLSPRDNFSSFNKLNLLKLAEMYSYDFTFDEKDKLIDELGHYISNMKRDSQFDNLNGVSDLAKRMVETRKHIEYQLVYRLIKLSLVLPVATASVERSFSSMKLVKTELRNRMGDGYMNDSCICYIEKEFLQQVSVESVMQRFQKMITRRQQL, encoded by the coding sequence ATGCAGAAGAATATTTCAAGTTTCTTTCAAAGGCAACCACCACCTAACATTGAATCGTCGTCTTCAACTAGTAAACCCTTGAAAATCGTTTTGGATGATCTTCCGTGGGATCCTTCCGAAAGGAAACCAATTTCATCTTATCACCCTAGTCAAAAAGATGAAATTAGACGAACATATTTGCTTCGAGGTCCATGTCAACCGAAAGGGAAAAATACAGATTTTCCACAAACACTTATTGGTAATAGTGATAAGTTAAGACGGTTCAATCCAAAATGGTACACAGAAAAGCATGGAAATTGGTTGGAATATAACGAGGTAACCACTAACTTGCTTACGTGTATGAGTTCTTTGAGCCCGCGTGATAATTTTAGTTCCTTTAATAAACTAAACTTGCTAAAGTTGGCCGAAATGTATTCGTATGATTTTACTTTTGATGAAAAAGATAAGCTTATCGATGAACTCGGCCACTACATTTCTAATATGAAAAGAGATAGTCAGTTTGATAACCTGAATGGGGTTAGTGATCTTGCCAAAAGGATGGTGGAAACAAGGAAACACATTGAGTATCAGTTGGTCTATCGTTTAATAAAGTTGTCACTAGTTTTACCGGTTGCAACGGCTAGTGTTGAAAGGAGTTTTTCTTCAATGAAGCTTGTGAAGACAGAATTGCGTAATAGGATGGGTGATGGATACATGAACGATTCTTGCATTTGTTACATTGAAAAAGAGTTCTTACAACAAGTTTCCGTTGAGAGTGTAATGCAACGTTTTCAAAAGATGATAACCCGTCGTCAACAACTTTAG